TTCGGTATTGATTGACATAGGCATCGCCCATTTGTCCCGTTTGGTTTACCCAGGCTTGGTCACCGGCGCTGCGGACTTGTTCCACAACCGCCTTATTGTCCGAGCGCAATTGCTTGATGCCGATTTGCGACCCATTGGCCTCCCATTGGCTGGCGAAAGCGTCGTTGCGATTGCGCGATTGAGTGATGGTGATCGTGGAGTTGCCGCCGCTGCGGCTTTGTTCCACCACGGCCTTGTTGTCGTTGCCGTTGATGACCTTCACGGTAGTGCGAACCGTACCGTTGTCCCACTGATTGATGTAGTCGTCGTTGCGGTCTCCCTTCACGTCGATGCTCGCGTTGGCGTTGGTGTTGTGGTTTTGAAGAACTACACCTTTATTAAAGCTGCCGGTCTGCGTCACGGTGGCGTTGTCAGCCAGCGCCAGTGTGGGCAGGGCCAGCGCGGTGCCCAGGGCAATAGCCAATGTGGACAGTTTGCCGTTCATATACTTCTCCTCAGTGCATGTCGAAGACCGTTGTCAGGAAAGAGAGCGGTGGCCGGTCTTCTCGGAACCACCGCGCTGTCTGCTCGTGTTCAACTGCCGGAGACGGGGGCGGTCTGCACCTCATCACTTGTGGCAGCATTGGCTTGCGCGGCTTGAGGATCGACCACAGCGGCCTGGGTGCGCAGGTTGCGGTAAGTTTCGTTTTGCTTCATGTAGTTCTGCACGATGGGGTTGTTACGGTCAGCCTCGTTTTGCAGGCGCCATTGACCTTCCCTCATGCCTTGCACGATCAGATGCACAACCGCCGATTCAATTGCCTCTTTGACCGATAGCTGGGCCGGTTCGTTGTTGGTCACCCCGGCCTCGATTTCCAGCAGGTCTTTGAAGTTCACGAACTTGTAGACGCTAGGGCGGATTTCGTAGGAAAAGATGGTCTTGGTGGTGGACACGCTTTGCAAAATGTTGCCGGTGCGTACATCAATGGCGCGTAGGTTGACTGTGACTTGGTCGACCCGATACTGGGTAGACAGGCCTACGCCTAGAAAGCGTGCGCCCGCGCCGCCGGTGCGCACATTGCTTTCATAGGAGATGATGCCTCCGTCCATCATGATTTCGGCCGGGGCCAGCGGGGGGATATTAATGGCGGTGCGTTGGCCGTTTTCTTGCGATCCGTCCAGGGCGCGCACGATGCGCCGCTCGGTCAGCAGTTCCTGTAAGCTTTCGCGCTCGACCGGAGTGAACCAACGCGAATCACGCAAGGCTTTGACCAGTAGGGCGGCGGCTCCCTGGGTGACTGAGGTGGAAAAGGAGCTGTCCGGATTGGGCTTGTATTGGCCAGTCTGGTCACGAAACCCATAGACGGCCACGGTCAGGCGCTGCGCGGGCGCTGGCAGCTCCAGCAGATCGTGCGTGGCTGGCGAGGCGGGCGTCAGGTAGGCGGAACTTTTGACGTCGGCGGGGGTGGAGGGCAGGGCACAGGCCGCCAGGGCCGAGGCCATGGCCAGCACGCCGAGCAGGCGCGCTGGGCGGGCGTTCAGGATGGTCAACGGGCTCATCATGGCTGCATCACCCGGAAAGTAGTGGAAGCGCCGGTGATCCGGTCCGTGGTGGTGATCGTCAGTGCTCCGCCGCCGACATCAACGACGCTGACCGTAAAGCTGCCGGTCTCGAAGGTGCCCGGTACAAATTTTCCATTGCTGTCCACAAACTGTGAGGATGCGGCCGAGGCCAGACGGCTGAGTACCGAGCGCTCCAACTGATCGTTGAAGTCCTGGAAGGGGGTGCGCTGCTCAAAGGTCGAACTCAGGTCTTCGGCTGCTGGGTCCGTGTGCTTGTTGGTGACCTGGGCCGAGTTCAGTAGCCACTGCCCATTGAGCGGGCTGCCGCCGAAATTCGGATTGACAGGGGTATAGATCAGTTCGGTCGCATGGACGGGGGCAAATAGCGAACCGGCCAGCAGAGCGGAGGCAAGGGGCAGGAAAGTCTTCACGTTATGTCTCTCTTATTAAAGTTCGTCCGGTGCAAGGTCCGGGTTGTTGGTCAGTACGCGTTCGATTTCGCTTTTATTGACGTTTTCCAGAACCAGATCTACGGCTCGCTCACTGGTCTTTTTTGTGCCGGAGCGCGCGGGTGCGAGAAAAGCGTGATACATGCGCTGGCGGCGGTATTCGACCCAGATTTCGCTACCCCAGCGGGCCGACGGTCGTTCCACCACCGTCAAGGTGAAAGGACTGGCACCGCTGAGCTCGCGCCAGCGATTGCTGAAGTAGCGGTAAAAGTCGTGCCCCTGCACCGTTACGGTGCGGTTGATGACGATGCCCGAGAGCGGATCGTCAAACAGGTTCTTGCGTACCACTTCAGCCTGCTGGATGGCTTCCATGAAGTTGGCCGGTTTGGGCTTGCCGGTGCCTTTGCCGGGTTGTGCTTCGCTGCTGCCCATAACACACAGCATTGCCAGCAGCACGGCCCCTTGTTGGTATGGTTTTGTCATTGCAGCACCTCTTGTTCCCTCGCCTTACGGCTTGATACATCGGCGTTACTGACTATGGTAGAGATGGTTACCTGCATTTACATGAGCCGCATTCCCTAGGCTGTTTACCCTTGCGCAGGGCTGTCTGGCATCGGTACTACTGATTCGGCGTAGGCTGTTTGGAGTAAGCGCGAGGATGAAAGATCAGCGGTGCCAGCGGTTTTTCGTCGCGGGTGCCGGTGGCCTGCTGCAGGGGCAGCGGATGGGCTGCCTCCACATGCTGTACCGCGCCGTCCTGGGCGTTGTAGAGGACGACGATGCGGCTGTGGCGCACGGTATCGATCTGCTCGGGGTCAAAGTGCGGCAAGGGAGGCTGCTTGGCGCGATGCGAGCGGCTGCGGTGACGGTACAGGGCCTGACGAAGGCGGCGCTGCTGGCGCTGATGCCGCCGCCAGCGTGACCAGGCCAGCAGCAGCAAACCGTTGGTCAGTAAAACCGCCCCGTAGAATAGAAAGGTGGCCAGGGTCGGGAAGATCGGGTCCAGCTGTTTGTAGCCGGTTTTGTCCATGGAGTGATTGATCAATAGGAGCAAGCCTTTGGCGATCAGGTAACTGAAGGCGAACCAGCCGGCGATGGTCAGCAGGCGGTCTATCCAGCGAGTGATGGGATGGCGTTGGGTCGTAATGATCATGACAGCTCCTTGATGCCCCGGTCAGGACTGCTCCAGCGGGCGCGTTTGCGACGCAGGCGTAGCATGACCATGGGAAAACTCCACAGTGTGGTTAAGAAATTGATCAGCCAGTACACAAATGGGTACCAGATGATCCAGAACATGGTCAGGGGCAGATCGGGCTCGTAACGGCGGTCGATCCAGATGCTGATGGCAAATTGCAGCAGGCACATGCCTGCCAGTACCATACCGGTGAACGAGGGCGGGAACAGACCGTCGATCTGGGTTGCAGCGGGCAAGGGGAGCATGAGTCCAAGCAACCAGACCAGCATCGCCACGCCCAGGGCGAAACTCCATAAAGTCGAGCACAGGTATTCCAGACTGAGCGGCCACATGCCGCGATTTTCCCAGCGCAGCACCTGCGGGGTGTATTTCAGGAAAGTTTCCGCACCGCCCTGAGCCCAGCGCAAACGTTGCTTGAACAGGCCCTTCAGTGTTTCGGGCATCAGTACCCAGCACAGTGCGCGTGGCTCATAGAACACCTGCCAGCCGGCCAACTGCAACTTCCAGGTCACATCGATGTCTTCGGTGATCATGTCCAGACTCCAGTAGTCCACTTCCTCCAGGGCCTGGCGACGAAAGCCTGCGATCACCCCAGAAATCGTGAAGATCTTTCCGTAGACGCGCTGCGTGCGTTTGATCAGCCCGATGATCGAGGAGAATTCGCCTACCTGGATGCGGCCAATCAGGGTAGAGCGCGTGCGGATGCGCGGATTGCCGGTAGTGGCACCGACCTGCGGGTGGCGCAGCATGGGGGCGACCAGGTAATTGACGCCTTCCGGGTCCAGGTAAGCATCCCCATCTATACATACGAAGTAATCGCCGCTGGCGCTCATGGCGCCCATGCGCAGGGCCAGGGCCTTGCCTTGGTTCTGGGCCAGGTGAACAACGCGTAGCTTGTCGTGCTCCTCGCTCAGTGCGTTGAGCACTTGGGCGGTCTGGTCGCTAGAGCCGTCGTTGATGGCGATGACTTCGATGTTGGGATAGACCTGGTTCAGCGCGGACAGAATGGTATGGCGGGCGTTGGCCTGTTCGTTAAAGCAGGGGATCAGGATGCTAACCAGCGGCATACCTTCCAGTGCGGGTGGGGCGTGTGGTTTATAGGTCCAGCGGCGTTCGTGCTGGAACCAGAAGATCAAGCCACCGCCTATCCATATGCCCGACATGAACAGCGGGTACATGAAGATGAAGTAGAGCAGCAGGTGGCTCGTCAGGGCGACGGTGATTCCCAGAGGGATACCGACGATCAGGCACAGGGCCAATAGGGCGATCAGTCGTTCAATCATTTTTTGTTGGATACCAGTCAATCGTGATTTCCGGACGAATCACGTTCATCTTGGGCTGATTGTTGACAAAGTCGTCTGGGTAATAGCCGACATGTCGCGCCCCTCTTGCTGTCAGTGCATTGAGCCAGCCGGCCACCAGGCGGGAGTCCAGAGGACGGGGTGGCTGATCTTGGCCGGGCCAATCTACGGATTGCACTTCAAACACGGTGCGGCGCAAGCCCTCTGGGTGGCTGGCTACCTGATCGACCAGCTCGTTTAGCCAGGACACGGCATGCTGATCGTGGATGCCTTCCATGCGGGGCATGGCCATCACGGCAGTCCAGTCGTAGGCTTGCAGAAAATCGTTCAGGTTCTGTGCGAACCACTCTTCGCTGTGAGGTTGCAGAACCGGCAGGGCGTACATATTGCGGGCCGTACTGATCTGTGGGCCGCGCTGTTTGCGCACCCGATCAGCCAGTTCCTGGGTCAGGTCGATCAGGGTTTGGGATTTAAAGCGCGTCCAGCGCTCAAACTGCTCGGGATTGGCGCGTATCACTCCTATGTCCCTGCCAAAACCAGCTTTTTCGTAGGCGTCCAGGGCGACGGGTGAGGCATCTTCAAAGTCGGTCAGTGTGGCATCGTCATGGAATACGACGCCAAAGAAGATAGCGCTGCGTCCCAGGTCTTCATACAGATCGCCCATGATCTGGTGAGTGCGCGGGTCAAAGGGGGACAGGCGGCGGTAGCCTTGTGCGGGCAGGGAAGGCGGGCTGCCGTCGGCACGCCATTGCAGTACGTGTTGCGCCGGCTCGGCCGTCTCGATGGCCAGCACGGGCATCCATGCAAAGACATTGACATGGGCGCGCGAACTTAATTGCCAGGCCGCACGGTTGAACAGGTCGGCGCGCATGGGCAGGTGGCGGTTGGGGAAGTAAACCGCGCGCACCAGGCCATCGCCTGTGGGGTCGGCGAAGGCTTGCAGATAGACACTGCGTGGTTTCAAGTCTGCTATACGTTGCACCAGGGCGCTCAAGTTGCGTTCCATCTGCGCCGGATCGGGGTCATACACATAATCCAGATCCACATGGACGACGCGTTCGGCCTGACGGTCTTCACGGGCAGTGATAGAGCCTGCAAAGGTGCTGATGTCCGGGTCGTTATCCACTAGATAGCGCGGCATATTCATCAGGTCGTGGACGTTGGCCACGCCGTCGGTCAGCGTCAGGGCCATCTGATAGCCTTCTTGCTCCAGAATTTGCAGGCCCAGACCACTAATCCGGCCGTAGGGCCAGACCCAGACGCGCGGCGTCTTGCCAGCGTGCTGTTTGACCCGGGCGTTGATAGCCCGCACGTCCTCGCGAAAGCGGGCGGTGTACTCGGCATCGGTCTCGTAGCGTTTCTGATCGGTCAGATAGCGATGCGCGGCAGCCACCGGCTGAACATTGCCTTGTGGGTTGGCGATGGCACCGTAATGCATGTTTTGGGTGTGCGCGCCGATTTCCACTAAACCGGAGTTGGCCATTTCGTTGACCTGCGCCCAGTGCAAAAAGCGCGAGCGTTCGGTGGAAAGTCCGCCGAAGTCCACTTTTTCGTTGTCGGGGGTGTCCAGCCATTTGCCGACCGGGGCCAGCAGCGCAGGCCAGTGATAGGCTTTGAGCAGCGGGAACACGCGGGTATAGAAGCTTTGGTAACCGTCGTCAAACGACAGCAGCACCGCCTTTTCAGGAAGAGGCTCCACACCGAGGCGAGCGCGCATAATTTGCTCCACGCTGACCGGCACATAGTCGTTCTCCTGTAACCAGGAGAACTGCTGTCGAAGGTGCTCGGTGCTCACGCTTAGATAAGCCTGATTGGGGTCGCGGTCTTCGACATCGTGATAAGCGATGATGAGCAGTTCATCGTTGCGCCAGGGCTGTTCCTGTTGTTCAAGGCGACGCTGCTCGGGCGGCACATACAGGGCAGGCGGGCTAGTGCTGCAGGCGGATAAAAGGGCGCTGAAGGCTACTATCAGAAGGGGCAGGATTCGTGTGCTCATTGTCGTGGCCGCTTAGAATTTGATCTTGAGTTCAACCATGCCGCTGTACTGCTGTTCCCGCTGGCCGTCATAGGGGCGGGACAGGGCCTGCAGGCGCAGGCCGACTTCCAGATCGCGGTCGTGCTGGTAGTTCAGTTCGTAGGCGACGGAACCTACGGCGCCACTGCCATAGCCGCTTTGGTGATGTAGGCCCACACCCAGTGTCAGGGCTTGGGTCAGGCGCTCGTCGTAGTGTTGGTAAATCAGGTGCTCCAGACGTAGGGCAGGCACAGCCATATATTCGCGCCGTGGGCTGTAGTAGGGTCTGTCTTCGTCTTTGTTGGCGGAAGCCCATAGTTCCAGCTGGGCGTCGGCCTTGAGGCGCGGGCGGGTGTAGATGCGTTGGTTACCGGTGATCTGCAGGCTCTGACGTACGTTGTCGTCAGAGAATTTAGTCCCGGTGTAGGCGGCTTGCACCCACTGTTCGGGGCCGTTTTGCCAGCGCAGCCGCACTTGTCCCTGGTTGGCCGTGATGCCTGCGTCCAGAGCGCGATTCGGAATATCCAGGGTACGGTAATCCAGGGTGCCGCCGATGCTCCAGTGATCATTCAGCTCGTGATCGACCTGCAGGCTGGCCCCCATTTTGTTGCCCTGGCCCGCGTTCTGGTTGTTGATCATTAACTGCGACTGCCAGTCGCGGCCGCGGTACTCCAGACCGGCTCCCTGCCAGAACACGTTGTGGCCAAGCTCGTCGTTGGTATCCAGATGCCCGGCCAGGGCGGTGACGCGCCAGTTGTAGTCGATGGGGGCGCTGTACCATTGCGCCTCAGTGCGTATGCCGTCATTGCCCGAGACATCGCCCCCGTTGCTCTTTTCAAAACCGCTGCGCAAAATCAGTTCGTTCTTGCGGTAGGTTTGCCAGTCTTTGTCCAGTTCGGTGACCCGCATATTGGTGGGGTAGTGCGCTTTTGCATACGCTAATAGTTCTTCGGCCTGGCGGTATTCGTGCAGGT
This genomic interval from Alcaligenes ammonioxydans contains the following:
- a CDS encoding curli production assembly/transport protein CsgE, giving the protein MTKPYQQGAVLLAMLCVMGSSEAQPGKGTGKPKPANFMEAIQQAEVVRKNLFDDPLSGIVINRTVTVQGHDFYRYFSNRWRELSGASPFTLTVVERPSARWGSEIWVEYRRQRMYHAFLAPARSGTKKTSERAVDLVLENVNKSEIERVLTNNPDLAPDEL
- a CDS encoding curli assembly protein CsgF, producing MKTFLPLASALLAGSLFAPVHATELIYTPVNPNFGGSPLNGQWLLNSAQVTNKHTDPAAEDLSSTFEQRTPFQDFNDQLERSVLSRLASAASSQFVDSNGKFVPGTFETGSFTVSVVDVGGGALTITTTDRITGASTTFRVMQP
- the pgaD gene encoding poly-beta-1,6-N-acetyl-D-glucosamine biosynthesis protein PgaD codes for the protein MIITTQRHPITRWIDRLLTIAGWFAFSYLIAKGLLLLINHSMDKTGYKQLDPIFPTLATFLFYGAVLLTNGLLLLAWSRWRRHQRQQRRLRQALYRHRSRSHRAKQPPLPHFDPEQIDTVRHSRIVVLYNAQDGAVQHVEAAHPLPLQQATGTRDEKPLAPLIFHPRAYSKQPTPNQ
- the pgaB gene encoding poly-beta-1,6-N-acetyl-D-glucosamine N-deacetylase PgaB, whose amino-acid sequence is MSTRILPLLIVAFSALLSACSTSPPALYVPPEQRRLEQQEQPWRNDELLIIAYHDVEDRDPNQAYLSVSTEHLRQQFSWLQENDYVPVSVEQIMRARLGVEPLPEKAVLLSFDDGYQSFYTRVFPLLKAYHWPALLAPVGKWLDTPDNEKVDFGGLSTERSRFLHWAQVNEMANSGLVEIGAHTQNMHYGAIANPQGNVQPVAAAHRYLTDQKRYETDAEYTARFREDVRAINARVKQHAGKTPRVWVWPYGRISGLGLQILEQEGYQMALTLTDGVANVHDLMNMPRYLVDNDPDISTFAGSITAREDRQAERVVHVDLDYVYDPDPAQMERNLSALVQRIADLKPRSVYLQAFADPTGDGLVRAVYFPNRHLPMRADLFNRAAWQLSSRAHVNVFAWMPVLAIETAEPAQHVLQWRADGSPPSLPAQGYRRLSPFDPRTHQIMGDLYEDLGRSAIFFGVVFHDDATLTDFEDASPVALDAYEKAGFGRDIGVIRANPEQFERWTRFKSQTLIDLTQELADRVRKQRGPQISTARNMYALPVLQPHSEEWFAQNLNDFLQAYDWTAVMAMPRMEGIHDQHAVSWLNELVDQVASHPEGLRRTVFEVQSVDWPGQDQPPRPLDSRLVAGWLNALTARGARHVGYYPDDFVNNQPKMNVIRPEITIDWYPTKND
- the pgaC gene encoding poly-beta-1,6-N-acetyl-D-glucosamine synthase; the protein is MIERLIALLALCLIVGIPLGITVALTSHLLLYFIFMYPLFMSGIWIGGGLIFWFQHERRWTYKPHAPPALEGMPLVSILIPCFNEQANARHTILSALNQVYPNIEVIAINDGSSDQTAQVLNALSEEHDKLRVVHLAQNQGKALALRMGAMSASGDYFVCIDGDAYLDPEGVNYLVAPMLRHPQVGATTGNPRIRTRSTLIGRIQVGEFSSIIGLIKRTQRVYGKIFTISGVIAGFRRQALEEVDYWSLDMITEDIDVTWKLQLAGWQVFYEPRALCWVLMPETLKGLFKQRLRWAQGGAETFLKYTPQVLRWENRGMWPLSLEYLCSTLWSFALGVAMLVWLLGLMLPLPAATQIDGLFPPSFTGMVLAGMCLLQFAISIWIDRRYEPDLPLTMFWIIWYPFVYWLINFLTTLWSFPMVMLRLRRKRARWSSPDRGIKELS
- a CDS encoding CsgG/HfaB family protein — encoded protein: MMSPLTILNARPARLLGVLAMASALAACALPSTPADVKSSAYLTPASPATHDLLELPAPAQRLTVAVYGFRDQTGQYKPNPDSSFSTSVTQGAAALLVKALRDSRWFTPVERESLQELLTERRIVRALDGSQENGQRTAINIPPLAPAEIMMDGGIISYESNVRTGGAGARFLGVGLSTQYRVDQVTVNLRAIDVRTGNILQSVSTTKTIFSYEIRPSVYKFVNFKDLLEIEAGVTNNEPAQLSVKEAIESAVVHLIVQGMREGQWRLQNEADRNNPIVQNYMKQNETYRNLRTQAAVVDPQAAQANAATSDEVQTAPVSGS